A segment of the Triticum urartu cultivar G1812 chromosome 1, Tu2.1, whole genome shotgun sequence genome:
AACCAGATAAGTAGTAGTAGTAATAGACTAGCCTAGCAGGCTAGCACTACACCTCTAGGTCACCATGCCAGCTTTGGCTTAGCTGCCGCCATTGTTCGGAGCAAAGTTGATCGCACCGTTGTGCATTGTTGTCGTCGCCGGCGACTGCTGCCGCATTTCACGTATCTTCCGGGATGAATCCACCATGTTCTTCATTGCCGGCGTAGCGAACGCTCCTGCCGCCGCCCCAAACGCAATCGCCGACGATTCTAAATAAAAATGCCCACGTGCCGCCGATCCTGCTGTCATGGCGGGCGCCATGCTACCAAACAGGCTCGCAGACGAGGCACGCTGCTGCTCATGGGAGCTCATGCCGGACAGCAGGGTTGAGTGGCCCGTCTGCTCGTACTCACGCCTGGTCGCCACGCGGGCGCTGAGCTCTCCTAGCTCGTACACCAGGGCCATGCACCGGGCGTCGCCGGCCAGATTGCCTGCCGCCGCCTTCTGCCGTCTGTCCAGTATCCTTGCGGCCTCGGCGTAGTCGCCGCGCTCGGCGGCCGCTCTCGCTGCCGCGATGTCTTGTGTTGCCTCCACTCGGAAACGCTCCACCTCGACCTCTATGGATGGCTCTTGGTCCGTCGTCACCTCCGCCGGCCTCTGCACAATGGCGTCCTCACCGGCCACCTCCATCGACTTCCCCGTCGCCGTGTCTTTGTAGGTGCAGCTCGCCTTGATAAGAGGTGTGGCCATGGCGTCATCGTCTGTGACACCGGCGACTCTTGGCACGTCCACCAACAGCAGGAAGCGCCTCTCCTCGTCGGCGTAGAGTTCGCCAATATCCACCGAGGCGGCACGTCCGTACGCAAGGACGCGGCTCTCATGGCGACCGGACTTGACGTCCCGGACGCGCACGTCAGGGTGTGGGCACGTGATGGCGATCCATGCCTCCTGTGCGGTGACGGAAAGGAGGCCGCCAATGCACTGCGCGAACGCGTCCTGCACCACCGCCTGGTTCTCGATGAAGGAGTACGTGCCGCCGGTCAGCTCAGCGATGGCGTGCATGGCCGCCGGATCATGGTCGGTACCGAAGCCGAACGTGTGTATCGGCGCCATCGGGCGGCCACCTCTTCTCGCCAGGGAGCGTGGCACCAGATATTGGTAGCTTCTTTGCTGCTGGTAACTGTCCTTGCCGTCCGAGAGCAGGATGATGCTGGCGACGGTGTTCTTGTGCTGGCGGCCGTCGAGTACCTTGGCGGCCATCTTAAGGCCCTTGAGGATATTTGTGAAGCCATCGGCGTAGAGCGACTGCACGGCGAGCTTCGCAGAGGCCTTCCCGGCTTCCGACATGCGCGCCAGCGGGGTGACCCGGCGAGCGTGGTCCGAGAAGGACACGACGCTGAGCCGGTCGGCGGGGCCAAGGTTGTCCACGACGAACCCCATTGCGTCCTTCAGTAGCTCGAGCTTCTGGCCGGTCATGCTCCCGCTGACGTCGAGCACCGTCACGAGGTCGACCGGCGTTTTTTCGGCGGTGGACGCCACGCCGGGAGCTTTGGCGTGCACCAGCACGGCGAAGCCGCCGTGGGCCGTGCCCCTCGCCACGGCCGGAATCTCGGAGTGTGTCTTGAGGACGAGCGCTTCTTGGACGACGCTCTGGCGATCGAGTGGCGGCTCCACGACGGGCTCGTCGTCGTCGTACACGCAGGTCTCCGGGGCGTTGTCTGTCCGGAACGGCAAGCTTGTCTGCACAGGCCCCGGCTGCATGAGCGTGTACTTGGAGAGGGGGTTCTCCGTGGCCGGGGGCAGTCCAGATCCAAAATAGCCCGTCGCTGACGGGGAAGAGAAGGGGTTGGCCGTGGACCGGTGCACCGGCTGCGCGGGCGAGCCACCGAAGGAGAAGGGGTTGGCCGTGGACAGATGCTCCGGCTGCGCGGGCGAGCCGCCGAAGGAGAAGCGGTTGGCCGTGGGACGATGCTCCGGCTGCGCGGGCGAGAAGGACCCATGCACCGTTCGGGCCGCGGGCGAGACGCCGAACGTGGTGGTGCGCGCGGCGTCGCAGACCGGACAGGTGGCCGCGGTGCCGGAGCGGGGGTGGAAGCAGGCGGAGCACCGGCTCTCCATGGATCGATCGGCGAGAACCGGGGATCGATCGAACGTGTTGGCGGTGGTGTGGGTGTATGGATGGATTCGAGTTGAAGATGTTTGAATTTGTGCACGTATTTATAGGCCATGCAAACCGATAGAGGAGAGGTGTAGTCAGCGTGAGTCTGGCGCCAACTCAACTGCGTTCGGTGGACGCTAAGGAAGAAGCATCGATCGATATGGAAGACATGGCAGCAGAGGCAGACTCGGTTTAGGACTTTAGGCTAGTTTAGCCACAGCCCAAATACACGGCAGTAAAAACACGCTGTTCATTCTCTCATATGTTATGTTCTTGTTTCGACTTCAGCAAGCAGCCTCATTTTGTTCTTCACTATTCATACGAGCCAATGTTTTGATTATTTTTGGGCAAAATTGTACGGAGAAAACAAATGCTTGCTATTTCTAACCTGCTAATTGGTGCATGCTTAGGCCTCCTTTCAAAGGATTTTCATACGGATTTTGAAGGACTAGAATCCTTGGGAATCTTTACTATGTTGGTTGTTTGATTCACATGATTAAGGATTTTCCTAAGGATTTTTTTACTACTTTCCATAAGATTTTTAGCATCCACTCAAAACCTTTTTGAAAAAACGTTTGTTTTTCCTATGATGCAGTCAAACAACACAAAATCTTGTAGGGTCGAGATGAGCATGCTACTTCAATTCTATGTTTTTTCTATTCTCACGTTTTTAAAATCTTGTAATGGATATGCCCATTCTAATTGTAGATAATGTTATCTGATCATTATGCTGCTGGTTTCAGATGATTCAAAGTTGCATGCCATCTTTCAAGCACAACGCTCCACTTGCATAAGATAAATACAGATGCGCCACTTTGAAGCTTCAGCCGAGACCATAATTTCCTTCTAGATGAACCGAGATCATAGTTTTGTACCGGACGGAGGCAACTTAGAGTTGGATGTTTGGGAGGCTGAAATTTGGAAGGAAAATAAATCAAAATTCTAATTTTTCAGTATCAAAAAATCATGAAACAATATACACATATACAAGGATATGATGTATatgagcaactctagcagaccccgcgcGCGAGTGGCGCGTCCGGTCGGACGGCGCGAGGAAGTGTGGGGCCCGAaagtcctggattaggaggtcttcggacagccggactatattcttttgccggactgttagactatgaagatacaagattgaagacttcgtctcgtgtccggatgggactctacttggcgtggaaggcaaactaggcagtacggatatggatatctcctcctttgtaaccgaccttgtgtaaccctaaccctctctggtgtctatataaaccggagggttttagtccgtaggacaacatacaatcataccataggctagcttctagggtttagcctctccgatctcgtggtagatcaactcttgtaatacccatatcatcaagaataaatcaagcagaacgtagggttttacctccatcaagagggcccgaacctaggtaaaacatcgtgtcccctgcctcctgttaccatccgcgttagacgcacagttcgggaccccctacccgagatccgccggttttgacaccgatattggtgctttcattgagagttcctatgtgtcgttgccattaggcttgatggctcctacgaccatcgatagcgatgcagtccagggtgagacttttctccccggacagatctttgtgttcggcggcttcgcactgcgggccaattctgtcaattgctcaacagtaatttgttcacccactgtagaatacttatgctcttgagagaagccactagtgaaacctatggcccccgggtctattctcatcatatcaatcttcatcactttaatcttgctttgctttttactttgcctttactttttactttgcatctttataccaaaaataccaaaaatagtatatctctcagatctcactctcgtaagtgaccgtgaagggattgacaacccctaatcgcgttggttgcgagtagctatcgttttgtggaGGTACGAgtgacttgagcgtggcctcctactggattgataccttggttctcaaaaactgaggaaaatacttacgctactctgctgcatcatcccttcctcttcggggaaaaccaacgcaagctcaagacgtagcaatcttcgatggattcgagcttCTGCCTTGTGtgtcacacggtcacgatgagtacgatttagctctaccatcagacagtgttcaggagatcgcaccggcagccgctccgaccctcaattcggagccagttgcgccatccatggacgggtggatggaccccgccacggaggccttagcctcagtggcgatcgagccgaatatcgaccttaccctgcacgagagccgtgttgtcagactgccggatctttctccggccacggactccgaaccgccttcACCCGTTCCTAgtgaatccgattgggcgtcgatcatggagtttacctccgcggatattttttagcactcgccctttggcgacatactgaactcgttaaggtccctctccttgtcaggaggatcctggccgaactatgtccggcaggattgggatgcggatgacgaagaaattcgctgcccacccaccacccacttagtagccactgtcgataacttaaccgacatgctcgacttcgactccaaagtcatcgacggtatggacgacgatgcgggagacgaagaggaaccactgcccacagggcactgtacagccacctcatcatacgatatatacatggtggacacacccaaagaaggcaatggcgacgagacagcggaggatgacccctccaagaagcaacccaagcgccgacgtcagcagcgccgctctaagtcccgccaaagcaaaagtagtgataccggcacaggagataataacactccggatagtgccgaagatggcaacaatcccctccagcgcgatctaggacaggaggatggagaggccagccctccagagagagcggcagatggagaggcggaggatgataattgcatgccccctccgaagacgaggcaagcctcgatgatgacgaattcgtcgtgccagaggatcccgtcgaacaagagcgtttgaagcgtcggcttatagccatggcaaatagccttaagaaaaagcaccagcagcttcaagatgatcaagatctgctagctgacagatggactgaagtcctcgcggccgaggaatataaactcgaatgcccctccaagagttacccaaaatgcaggttgctaccccgactggaggaagaagcgtatgacgcggatgatcggccacctcgtggccgcgataaagaggcattccagccaaaagctcagcctgcaccccgacgccattcaaataaaaaggcatggggaaatacgccagacctgcgagacgtattggaggacaaagcaaaacatgcaagatcgatctacggatcacgagggcgcgccactatgcgagacgataaacgtcatgccggatacagtaaaagtaaatccgaccgggccgaacacagcgggcaagactcattggagctgcgtcgcgatatagcctaGTATAGAgacgccgcacaccccttatgcttcacagacgaagtaatggatcatcaaatcccagagggtttcaaacccgtaaatatagaatcatacgacggcacaacagatactgtggtatggatcgaggatttcctcctgcatatccacatggcacgcggtgatgatctacacgccattaaatacctcccactcaaactcaaaggaccagctcggcattggctcaatagcttgccagcagagtccattggctgttgggaggatctggaagatgcattcctcgacaactttcagggcacttatgtgcgaccaccagatgccgatgacttgagccacataattcagcagccagaggaatcggccaggcaattctggacacggttcctaacaaagaaaaatcaaagtgtcgactgtccggatgcagaggctctagcagctttcaagcacaccatccgcgacgagtggctagcccggcaccttggtcaggaaaagccgaaatctatggcagccctcacgacactcatgacccgcttttgtgcgggagaagacagttgacTAGCTCACAGTAACAACATAttaaagaaccatggtacttcggataccaaggacggcagtagcaggtcacgtcgtaataaacataagcaccgcatcaacagcgacaataccgaggatacagcagtcaatgccggattcaaaggctctaaacccggacagcggaaaaagccattcaaaagaagcactccgggcccgtccagtttggaccgtatacttgatcgctcgtgtcaaatacacggcacccccaacaagccagccaaccacaccaatagggattgttgggtgttcaagcaggccagcaagttaattgccgaaaacaaagataaggggccacatagcgatga
Coding sequences within it:
- the LOC125533194 gene encoding E3 ubiquitin-protein ligase WAV3-like yields the protein MESRCSACFHPRSGTAATCPVCDAARTTTFGVSPAARTVHGSFSPAQPEHRPTANRFSFGGSPAQPEHLSTANPFSFGGSPAQPVHRSTANPFSSPSATGYFGSGLPPATENPLSKYTLMQPGPVQTSLPFRTDNAPETCVYDDDEPVVEPPLDRQSVVQEALVLKTHSEIPAVARGTAHGGFAVLVHAKAPGVASTAEKTPVDLVTVLDVSGSMTGQKLELLKDAMGFVVDNLGPADRLSVVSFSDHARRVTPLARMSEAGKASAKLAVQSLYADGFTNILKGLKMAAKVLDGRQHKNTVASIILLSDGKDSYQQQRSYQYLVPRSLARRGGRPMAPIHTFGFGTDHDPAAMHAIAELTGGTYSFIENQAVVQDAFAQCIGGLLSVTAQEAWIAITCPHPDVRVRDVKSGRHESRVLAYGRAASVDIGELYADEERRFLLLVDVPRVAGVTDDDAMATPLIKASCTYKDTATGKSMEVAGEDAIVQRPAEVTTDQEPSIEVEVERFRVEATQDIAAARAAAERGDYAEAARILDRRQKAAAGNLAGDARCMALVYELGELSARVATRREYEQTGHSTLLSGMSSHEQQRASSASLFGSMAPAMTAGSAARGHFYLESSAIAFGAAAGAFATPAMKNMVDSSRKIREMRQQSPATTTMHNGAINFAPNNGGS